The genomic DNA TTAGCTGCATTTGGGTCTGGTTTTACAAAAGCTGTTATTTTTACAGTTTCTGCCCCCTTTTCTGTGTTTGCTGTAACGGTTATTGTTTTAGATACCTTGTTAGATCCGCTTCCATTAAATTGAACAGAAAATTGACCTGATTCTCCTGGTTGTAATGGCTCTCTACTCCAATCTTGAGGCACTGTACAACCACAAGTACTCTTGATATCAGTAATAACTAAAGGAGCATTTCCTGAATTTTTATACTTAAAAACTGTTGATACTTTAGTTTTAGCTTCAATTTCTCCAAAATCATGTTCTTTTTCTTCAAACTCAATTACTGGAAATTTAGAGGCACTTGCATCTCTAACCGCAGCTTCTGCTACATTTTTCTCATCAATTTTCTTAGC from Flavivirga abyssicola includes the following:
- a CDS encoding DUF1573 domain-containing protein, with translation MKKIILGLSTLCLIAFTSCKENAAKKIDEKNVAEAAVRDASASKFPVIEFEEKEHDFGEIEAKTKVSTVFKYKNSGNAPLVITDIKSTCGCTVPQDWSREPLQPGESGQFSVQFNGSGSNKVSKTITVTANTEKGAETVKITAFVKPDPNAAKKPVTPTIQAK